The following coding sequences lie in one Methylotenera versatilis 301 genomic window:
- a CDS encoding entericidin A/B family lipoprotein, with protein MNKLFVLVALACALVLTGCNTWHGFGKDLETAGEKIKNSPNN; from the coding sequence ATGAATAAATTGTTTGTATTGGTGGCACTTGCTTGTGCATTGGTATTGACAGGTTGCAACACATGGCATGGTTTCGGTAAAGACTTGGAAACGGCCGGCGAAAAAATTAAGAATTCACCAAATAACTGA
- the trpB gene encoding tryptophan synthase subunit beta, whose translation MQLYDMPDARGHFGQFGGTFVAETLVEALEELRVMYEKYRHDPVFLAEYAYDLKHFVGRPSPIYHAKRLSDKVGGAQIYLKREDLNHTGAHKINNTIGQALLAKRMGKPRVIAETGAGQHGVATATIAARLGLECVVYMGSEDVKRQAPNVFRMKLLGATVVPVESGSKTLKDALNEAMRDWVTNVHNTFYIIGTVAGPHPYPMMVRDFQAVIGIEAKEQMMEMVGRQPDAVVACVGGGSNAMGIFYPYIDVPNVRLIGVEAAGLGMETGKHAAPLTANSPVGVLHGNRTYLMQDVDGNIIETHSVSAGLDYPGVGPEHAWLKDIKRAEYVAITDDEAMAAFHNLCRTEGIIPALESSHALAYAEKLAKTMSKDQIVLVNLSGRGDKDINTVAKLANITL comes from the coding sequence ATGCAGCTTTATGATATGCCAGATGCACGTGGGCACTTTGGACAATTTGGCGGTACCTTTGTTGCTGAAACTTTAGTTGAAGCGCTAGAAGAGTTACGTGTGATGTATGAAAAATACAGGCACGACCCAGTATTTTTAGCTGAATATGCTTATGATTTAAAACACTTTGTTGGCCGTCCAAGCCCAATTTATCATGCAAAACGATTGTCTGATAAAGTTGGTGGTGCGCAGATTTATCTGAAACGTGAAGATCTTAACCATACTGGTGCTCACAAAATCAACAACACCATCGGCCAAGCATTATTGGCTAAGCGTATGGGTAAACCACGCGTGATTGCAGAAACAGGTGCTGGTCAGCATGGAGTAGCTACGGCAACGATTGCTGCACGTTTAGGCCTTGAGTGCGTTGTTTATATGGGCTCTGAAGACGTTAAACGTCAAGCGCCAAACGTTTTTAGAATGAAATTGTTAGGTGCAACCGTCGTGCCTGTTGAAAGTGGCTCTAAAACCCTTAAAGATGCGCTTAACGAGGCGATGCGCGACTGGGTGACTAACGTTCATAACACTTTTTATATTATCGGCACGGTAGCAGGTCCACATCCATATCCTATGATGGTACGTGACTTTCAGGCTGTGATTGGCATTGAAGCCAAAGAGCAGATGATGGAAATGGTGGGTCGACAGCCCGATGCCGTGGTGGCTTGCGTAGGTGGTGGCTCAAATGCAATGGGTATTTTTTACCCATATATTGACGTTCCAAATGTGCGTTTGATAGGCGTAGAAGCTGCTGGATTAGGTATGGAAACAGGTAAACACGCAGCACCGTTAACGGCGAATAGCCCTGTAGGTGTATTGCATGGTAACCGTACTTATTTAATGCAAGATGTTGATGGTAATATCATTGAAACGCACTCGGTTTCTGCTGGTTTAGATTACCCAGGTGTTGGTCCAGAACATGCTTGGTTAAAAGACATCAAACGTGCTGAATACGTTGCGATTACTGATGATGAAGCCATGGCCGCATTTCATAATCTTTGCCGTACAGAAGGTATTATCCCAGCATTGGAATCTAGCCACGCGCTTGCTTATGCAGAAAAGCTCGCTAAAACGATGAGCAAAGACCAAATTGTTCTAGTCAACTTATCAGGTCGTGGTGATAAAGATATTAATACCGTTGCCAAGCTAGCTAACATTACTCTTTAA
- the trpA gene encoding tryptophan synthase subunit alpha translates to MSRIQTVFTALKQQGKTALIPYITAGDPHPKHTVNLMRTLVKHGADMIELGVPFSDPMADGPVIQRASERALLHKVGLTAVLDMVKTFRETNQTTPIILMGYANPIEAIGATAFADRAKAADVDGVITVDYPPEECGDFVQQLRSRDIDPVFLLSPTTDQKRVDLIVNQASGFVYYVSLKGVTGAANLDIAEVSQRVASIRKQTNLPVGVGFGIRDAATAKATAAIADAVVVGSRMVQTIEASNDDNLLSNVATLMDELKTAVDAAK, encoded by the coding sequence ATGTCACGTATTCAAACAGTTTTTACAGCACTTAAGCAACAAGGCAAAACAGCTTTAATTCCATACATCACAGCGGGAGATCCACACCCCAAGCACACCGTGAATCTAATGCGCACTTTGGTTAAACATGGTGCAGATATGATAGAGCTAGGTGTGCCATTTTCTGACCCAATGGCAGATGGCCCAGTAATTCAACGTGCAAGTGAGCGTGCTTTACTGCATAAAGTAGGCCTCACAGCCGTGCTAGATATGGTCAAAACATTTCGTGAAACCAATCAAACAACGCCAATTATACTCATGGGTTATGCTAATCCTATTGAAGCAATCGGCGCTACTGCATTTGCAGACCGCGCGAAAGCGGCTGATGTGGATGGCGTGATTACTGTGGATTATCCACCAGAAGAATGTGGTGACTTTGTTCAGCAGTTACGTTCCAGAGATATTGATCCTGTATTTTTGTTGTCACCAACAACTGACCAAAAACGTGTGGATTTAATTGTGAACCAAGCCAGTGGCTTTGTTTACTATGTGTCACTAAAAGGCGTTACTGGCGCTGCGAATTTGGATATTGCTGAAGTTTCACAACGTGTCGCTTCAATCCGTAAGCAAACCAATTTGCCTGTAGGTGTAGGTTTTGGTATTCGTGACGCAGCTACGGCAAAAGCCACAGCTGCGATTGCAGATGCTGTAGTTGTTGGTAGTCGCATGGTGCAAACCATTGAGGCCTCAAATGATGATAATTTGTTGAGCAATGTGGCGACATTAATGGACGAACTTAAAACCGCAGTGGATGCTGCAAAATAA
- a CDS encoding phosphoribosylanthranilate isomerase, with amino-acid sequence MRVRVKICGITRVEDALCAVEQGADAIGLVFYDQSPRNVSINQAIEIANRIPAFVSVVGLFVNAEPSFINEVITNAKIDLLQFHGDETPEECASYSLPFIKAIRVKSDTNLVQYAKEYSAAKGLLLDAYAEGVAGGTGHVFDWNLIPKQLAKPIILAGGLKADNVAQAIQQVMPYAVDVSGGVEASKGIKDAAKIAAFMRQVYSN; translated from the coding sequence TTGAGAGTTAGAGTCAAAATTTGTGGTATCACACGTGTTGAAGATGCGTTATGCGCAGTTGAGCAGGGCGCGGATGCGATTGGCTTAGTCTTTTATGATCAGAGTCCACGAAATGTCAGTATCAATCAGGCGATAGAGATTGCTAATCGTATTCCCGCATTTGTCAGTGTGGTTGGTTTGTTTGTAAATGCTGAACCTAGCTTCATTAATGAAGTCATAACCAACGCTAAAATTGATCTTTTGCAGTTTCATGGCGACGAAACACCTGAAGAATGTGCCAGTTATTCATTGCCTTTTATCAAAGCAATTCGCGTTAAGTCAGATACAAATTTGGTACAATATGCAAAAGAGTATTCAGCCGCTAAAGGTTTATTGTTGGATGCCTATGCTGAGGGCGTTGCAGGTGGAACAGGGCACGTATTTGATTGGAATTTAATCCCTAAACAGTTGGCAAAACCGATCATACTCGCAGGTGGTTTAAAAGCTGATAATGTTGCTCAAGCAATACAGCAAGTAATGCCTTATGCCGTGGATGTGAGCGGTGGTGTGGAAGCCTCAAAAGGTATTAAAGATGCAGCAAAAATTGCTGCATTTATGCGCCAAGTTTATAGCAATTAA
- the leuB gene encoding 3-isopropylmalate dehydrogenase → MKIAVLPGDGIGPEIVAQAVKVLKALNLNLTMTEAPIGGAGYEAAGDPLPDATLQLAKDSDAVLLGAVGDWKYDKLERHLRPERGLLRIRKELNLFANLRPALLYPELAGASTLKPEIVSGLDLMIIRELTGDIYFGQPRGISTLENGEREGINTMRYNESEIKRIGRVAFDIAMKRNKKVCSVDKANVLETTELWRQVMIELSAEYPEVELSHMYVDNAAMQLIRAPKQFDVMVTGNIFGDILSDEASMLTGSIGMLPSASLDANNKGMYEPSHGSAPDIAGKDIANPLATILSAAMMLRYTFNDEANAVKIENACKKALAQGYRTADIATEGCNLVGCNAMGDAVVAAL, encoded by the coding sequence ATGAAAATCGCAGTATTGCCAGGTGATGGTATTGGTCCGGAAATCGTAGCTCAAGCAGTTAAAGTGTTAAAAGCGCTAAATTTGAATCTCACTATGACAGAGGCGCCAATTGGCGGCGCTGGTTATGAGGCTGCAGGTGATCCGCTGCCAGATGCGACTTTGCAATTGGCTAAAGACTCTGATGCGGTTTTGCTAGGTGCTGTTGGCGATTGGAAATATGACAAATTAGAGCGCCATCTACGCCCAGAGCGTGGTTTGTTGCGCATTCGTAAAGAGCTTAATTTGTTTGCAAACCTACGTCCAGCTTTGCTTTATCCTGAGTTGGCTGGTGCGTCTACACTAAAACCTGAAATCGTTTCTGGTTTGGATTTAATGATTATCCGTGAATTGACTGGTGATATTTATTTTGGTCAACCACGCGGTATCAGTACGCTAGAAAATGGCGAACGCGAAGGTATCAACACCATGCGTTATAACGAATCTGAAATTAAGCGCATTGGCCGTGTGGCGTTTGATATTGCAATGAAACGTAACAAAAAGGTTTGCTCAGTAGATAAAGCCAACGTGCTAGAAACAACTGAATTATGGCGTCAAGTCATGATTGAACTATCAGCTGAATACCCTGAAGTTGAGTTAAGCCATATGTATGTGGATAACGCGGCGATGCAGTTAATTCGCGCCCCTAAGCAGTTTGATGTGATGGTCACGGGTAATATTTTTGGCGATATTCTTTCTGATGAAGCTTCAATGCTCACAGGTTCAATCGGCATGTTGCCATCCGCTTCATTGGATGCGAACAATAAAGGTATGTACGAACCTAGCCACGGTTCTGCGCCTGATATTGCAGGTAAAGACATTGCGAATCCATTGGCGACTATACTTTCAGCGGCCATGATGTTGCGTTACACATTCAACGATGAAGCTAACGCAGTTAAGATTGAAAACGCATGTAAAAAAGCTTTGGCGCAGGGTTACAGAACCGCTGATATTGCAACTGAGGGTTGTAACTTGGTGGGCTGTAATGCCATGGGCGATGCGGTTGTTGCCGCATTGTAA
- the asd gene encoding aspartate-semialdehyde dehydrogenase: MLKVGFVGWRGMVGSVLMQRMMEENDFALIEPQFFTTSQVGGKAPNVGKDSAPLKDAMSIVDLKAMDAIVSCQGGDYTSEIFPKLRAEGWNGHWIDAASTLRMEKDAVIILDPVNMHVIQDAYAQGNKNWVGGNCTVSLMLMALNGLFKANLVQWATSMTYQAASGAGAQNMRELLKQMGEAHFAASSLLADPASAILDIDRTVAGTLRDDKFPTSNFGVPLAGSLIPWIDKDLGNGQSKEEWKGGVETNKILGREANPIVIDGLCVRIGAMRCHSQALTIKLTKNVPLDEINQMLAEANQWAKVIPNEREASMRELTPAAVTGTLNTPVGRLRKLSMGDDYLSAFTVGDQLLWGAAEPLRRMLRILIEK, encoded by the coding sequence ATGCTTAAAGTTGGATTTGTTGGTTGGCGCGGTATGGTAGGTTCAGTCCTCATGCAGCGCATGATGGAAGAAAATGATTTTGCGTTAATCGAACCGCAGTTTTTCACGACTTCACAAGTCGGTGGGAAAGCGCCGAATGTAGGTAAAGATTCTGCGCCACTAAAAGACGCGATGAGTATTGTTGACTTAAAAGCAATGGATGCGATTGTGTCATGCCAAGGTGGTGATTATACCAGCGAGATATTCCCTAAACTCCGTGCAGAAGGCTGGAATGGGCATTGGATTGATGCGGCTTCTACTTTACGCATGGAAAAAGATGCTGTGATTATTCTTGATCCAGTCAATATGCACGTAATTCAAGATGCTTATGCACAAGGCAACAAAAACTGGGTGGGCGGAAATTGTACCGTTTCATTAATGTTGATGGCATTGAATGGCTTGTTTAAAGCCAATTTAGTGCAATGGGCAACGTCAATGACTTATCAAGCGGCTTCTGGCGCGGGTGCACAAAACATGCGTGAATTGCTCAAACAAATGGGCGAAGCGCATTTTGCGGCAAGTTCATTGTTAGCAGATCCAGCTTCGGCAATTTTAGATATTGACCGCACTGTTGCAGGTACTTTGCGTGACGATAAATTTCCAACTTCAAACTTTGGTGTACCGTTAGCTGGTAGCTTGATTCCTTGGATCGATAAAGATCTGGGCAATGGTCAAAGCAAAGAGGAGTGGAAAGGCGGCGTTGAAACCAACAAGATTCTTGGGCGAGAAGCTAATCCCATTGTTATCGATGGCCTGTGTGTTCGCATCGGTGCGATGCGCTGTCACAGCCAAGCATTGACAATTAAGCTGACAAAAAACGTACCTTTAGATGAAATTAACCAAATGTTGGCAGAGGCTAATCAGTGGGCAAAAGTGATTCCAAATGAGCGTGAAGCGAGTATGCGGGAGCTTACGCCAGCCGCTGTGACTGGTACTTTGAATACACCAGTAGGTCGTTTGCGTAAGTTAAGTATGGGTGATGACTATTTATCAGCATTTACCGTGGGCGACCAGTTGCTCTGGGGCGCTGCAGAGCCATTGCGCCGTATGTTGCGGATTTTAATAGAGAAATAA
- the leuD gene encoding 3-isopropylmalate dehydratase small subunit: MKPFTQLNGLVAPLDRANVDTDAIIPKQFLKSIKRSGFGPNAFDEWRYLDHGEPGMDNSKRKINPDFVLNQTRYQGASVLLTRENFGCGSSREHAPWALEDFGFKVIIASSYADIFFNNCFKNGMLPIVLSAEIVDNLFNQVFATEGYKLDVDLSAQTVTTPSGEVFRFEVDTFRKHCLLNGLDDIGLTMQHQDKIKAFEAKHEQAQPWLFN; encoded by the coding sequence ATGAAACCATTTACTCAATTAAACGGGTTAGTGGCGCCGCTAGATCGCGCCAACGTCGATACCGATGCCATTATCCCTAAGCAATTTCTTAAGTCGATTAAGCGTAGTGGTTTTGGACCCAATGCATTTGATGAATGGCGTTATTTAGACCACGGTGAACCCGGTATGGATAACTCCAAACGCAAAATCAACCCTGATTTTGTGCTAAATCAAACACGTTATCAAGGGGCTAGCGTTTTGCTAACTCGCGAGAATTTTGGCTGTGGCTCATCAAGAGAGCACGCACCATGGGCGCTGGAAGATTTTGGTTTTAAAGTGATTATCGCCTCAAGCTATGCGGATATTTTCTTTAACAATTGTTTCAAAAACGGCATGTTGCCTATTGTGTTGTCAGCTGAAATTGTAGATAACTTGTTTAACCAAGTGTTTGCAACAGAGGGCTATAAGCTTGATGTGGATTTAAGCGCTCAAACAGTCACCACTCCTAGTGGGGAAGTATTCCGGTTTGAAGTTGATACATTCCGTAAACACTGCTTGTTGAATGGCTTGGATGACATTGGTTTAACTATGCAGCATCAGGATAAAATTAAGGCGTTTGAAGCAAAGCATGAACAGGCTCAACCATGGCTGTTTAATTAA
- a CDS encoding CbiQ family ECF transporter T component, which translates to MHPFVKILLFIFTLLLMSYMSNAYLLPMSLILFVYATWLARSDFLRVVRRMKWLFISIFIIYAFGTPGEYIQHIPVSVAPTVEGCVLGVMQIAKLLIALAVLSILFATSSKEQLMIGLHLLLSPLNLLGLNTNKFTARLLLTLDYVEELAAKEKFKFRFDQLDNMLSTTELVNKDRVIVLESIPFKWNDVLVVMILILGAIALFYFRESYFRVLF; encoded by the coding sequence ATGCATCCATTCGTTAAAATTTTATTATTTATTTTTACTTTATTACTCATGAGTTATATGAGTAACGCCTACTTATTGCCAATGAGTCTAATTCTATTTGTCTATGCGACATGGTTAGCGCGGAGTGATTTTTTACGTGTGGTTAGGCGTATGAAGTGGCTATTTATCTCAATTTTCATTATTTATGCTTTTGGTACACCGGGCGAGTATATTCAGCATATACCAGTCAGTGTGGCACCTACAGTCGAAGGCTGTGTATTGGGTGTTATGCAAATTGCCAAACTATTAATCGCGCTTGCTGTCCTTAGTATATTGTTTGCAACAAGCTCAAAAGAGCAGTTGATGATAGGTTTGCATTTATTACTTTCACCACTTAATCTGCTAGGCTTGAATACCAACAAATTTACTGCTAGGTTATTGCTGACATTGGACTATGTTGAGGAGTTGGCAGCAAAAGAGAAATTCAAATTTAGATTTGATCAACTGGATAATATGCTTTCCACAACTGAGCTGGTTAATAAAGACAGAGTAATCGTGCTGGAGAGTATTCCGTTCAAATGGAATGACGTATTGGTGGTAATGATATTAATTCTTGGTGCAATTGCACTATTTTATTTTAGAGAGTCTTATTTTAGGGTCTTGTTTTGA
- a CDS encoding FimV/HubP family polar landmark protein, with product MRKSKIKQISLAVCLALLPLSSYAAGLGKLNVNSGIGEPLKAEIELLSVTPEELSTLAASIASEDAYAQQGIPRLGIHNNIKVEIAKNADGSPVLKIRSSQPVSDPYLDMLIQVDWATGRLQREYTVLLDPPGYKPESTASIPVTLPSTGGTNNTQSTNRPSTSNVGDATQPVTQKTKKQKRPAPPVVQQEQASEPNVAKNEQELTTKRGDTLSAVAKEVQVEGVSLDQMLVGLYENNKEAFAKGNMNRLKVGQIIKVPSKEVLTSVDEQQAKKTIKIHSVNWNAYRNALAGNVEASPAMAETEQKQSTSGKIATAEDKAAPVATGPKDVVKLSAGDQAGTKNSKDAATKSAEAKIVALQEETTARENSLKEANNKAAALEKQIADMQKLIAMKNQSMADMQKNAETAAKKPEAVEAPVEPVKAEVAPVADAKSAEVTPPVEVPVVKPEVKKPVVTAPVVVPAPMVEEPGFLAGLMNSVDLAVLGGAGGVALLGAGWMFLRNKRRKDLDSFERGILTSGGLRANTVFGNTTGNASMSDTSFLTDFAQSADGSMIDTNDVDPIAEAEVYMAYGRDAQAEEILKDAISKEPKRYELHLKLLEMYAARKDTSAFEAIAGELYTTLGADDPTWAKVAAIGIGMEPSNPLYNVSKTVAVSPLSPQKLAASDFSDIAVAEDAGLDFSFNDDAVANEQNSEEDANSAVMQSFAEAQNVDSDISFDLGTLDDAPTNNTLGDEAELATSTANFLVDEELSEAAVKDTTSNLMDFDLGEFANKSTPVAEELISETPLSETAANALEFNAPDIPNLSGSVNLANSSDLTDSPEVSSTTDFDMDFNLPSDTDELTQANLAASNSIEEISFDLDFATDADVKPAEELSQMDASEISFDFPSIEEPVITKEEVAAKSDELEANTFDLSDIDLNLADAESELLLEKPAPKKAADPLSGMAESPDVNIKLDLVAAYIDMDDKEGARELLEEILKEGGPVQQLRAKELLDSLA from the coding sequence GTGCGTAAATCTAAAATAAAGCAAATTTCTCTGGCCGTGTGCTTAGCACTATTGCCGTTATCTAGCTACGCTGCAGGACTGGGTAAGCTGAACGTGAACTCAGGGATAGGTGAACCACTTAAAGCTGAAATCGAGCTTTTATCGGTAACACCAGAAGAGCTTTCTACTCTTGCAGCCTCAATCGCTTCTGAAGATGCATACGCACAACAAGGTATACCACGCCTAGGTATTCACAATAATATCAAAGTGGAAATTGCAAAAAATGCCGATGGATCACCTGTTCTAAAAATACGTTCAAGTCAGCCAGTTAGCGATCCATACCTCGATATGCTAATACAAGTAGACTGGGCTACAGGACGTTTACAGCGTGAATATACCGTTTTGTTAGACCCACCTGGCTATAAACCTGAAAGTACCGCTTCAATTCCAGTCACTTTGCCGTCCACTGGCGGTACAAACAATACGCAATCTACAAATAGACCTTCAACTTCAAATGTTGGTGATGCTACTCAGCCAGTTACACAAAAAACAAAAAAGCAAAAAAGACCAGCACCACCTGTCGTACAGCAAGAGCAAGCTTCAGAGCCCAACGTGGCTAAGAATGAGCAAGAGTTAACCACCAAGCGCGGTGATACGCTAAGCGCAGTTGCAAAAGAAGTGCAGGTTGAAGGTGTTAGCTTGGATCAGATGCTGGTTGGTTTGTATGAGAACAATAAAGAGGCATTTGCTAAAGGCAATATGAATCGCCTTAAAGTGGGTCAAATAATAAAAGTACCGTCAAAAGAAGTGCTCACAAGTGTTGATGAGCAGCAAGCTAAGAAAACAATCAAGATACATTCAGTTAATTGGAATGCTTATCGCAATGCCTTGGCAGGTAATGTTGAGGCTTCTCCTGCAATGGCTGAAACCGAACAAAAACAATCTACATCAGGCAAGATTGCAACCGCAGAAGACAAAGCTGCACCTGTAGCGACTGGGCCCAAAGATGTTGTTAAGCTTTCAGCTGGCGATCAAGCTGGCACAAAAAACTCTAAAGATGCCGCGACCAAGTCTGCAGAGGCAAAAATAGTTGCACTGCAAGAAGAAACCACTGCACGTGAAAACTCTTTAAAAGAAGCTAATAATAAAGCTGCCGCACTAGAAAAACAAATCGCGGATATGCAAAAGCTGATTGCGATGAAAAATCAGTCAATGGCAGACATGCAAAAGAATGCAGAAACTGCGGCTAAAAAGCCTGAAGCTGTTGAGGCACCAGTAGAGCCTGTTAAAGCTGAAGTTGCTCCTGTAGCTGATGCAAAATCAGCGGAAGTGACTCCTCCGGTAGAAGTGCCAGTAGTAAAACCTGAAGTTAAAAAGCCGGTAGTAACTGCACCAGTGGTTGTTCCTGCGCCTATGGTAGAAGAGCCAGGGTTCCTTGCTGGTCTGATGAATTCAGTTGATTTGGCAGTGTTGGGTGGGGCTGGTGGTGTCGCTTTACTAGGCGCTGGTTGGATGTTTTTGCGCAACAAACGTAGAAAAGACTTAGATAGTTTTGAGCGTGGCATTTTAACTTCTGGCGGATTACGTGCCAACACTGTATTTGGCAATACTACTGGTAATGCCAGCATGTCTGACACCTCATTCTTAACAGATTTTGCACAAAGTGCTGATGGCAGCATGATAGATACCAATGATGTTGACCCCATTGCTGAAGCCGAAGTTTATATGGCTTATGGTCGCGATGCGCAGGCTGAAGAAATACTAAAAGACGCTATTTCAAAAGAACCGAAACGCTATGAATTACATCTCAAATTATTGGAAATGTACGCAGCGCGTAAGGATACTTCAGCGTTTGAGGCTATTGCAGGTGAACTATATACAACATTGGGTGCTGATGATCCAACGTGGGCTAAAGTAGCTGCTATTGGTATTGGCATGGAGCCAAGTAATCCACTTTATAATGTGAGTAAAACCGTTGCAGTGAGTCCTTTGTCTCCACAGAAACTCGCTGCCTCAGATTTTTCTGATATTGCAGTTGCGGAAGACGCAGGCTTGGATTTCTCATTCAATGATGATGCGGTTGCTAATGAACAAAATAGCGAAGAGGATGCGAACTCAGCAGTGATGCAAAGTTTTGCTGAAGCGCAAAACGTAGATTCAGATATTTCTTTTGACCTTGGTACTTTAGATGATGCTCCTACCAATAACACGCTTGGGGATGAAGCTGAGTTAGCAACCAGCACGGCGAATTTTCTTGTAGATGAAGAGCTTTCTGAAGCGGCTGTTAAAGACACTACATCGAATTTAATGGATTTCGATTTGGGTGAATTTGCAAATAAATCGACACCGGTTGCAGAAGAGCTTATTAGCGAAACTCCATTGTCGGAAACGGCTGCAAATGCTTTAGAATTCAATGCACCTGATATTCCTAACTTGAGCGGCAGTGTTAATTTAGCTAATAGTTCTGATTTGACTGATAGTCCAGAAGTGTCATCGACAACAGATTTTGATATGGACTTCAATTTGCCTTCAGACACGGATGAATTGACCCAGGCAAACTTAGCGGCATCAAATTCGATAGAAGAGATTTCATTTGACCTTGATTTTGCGACTGATGCAGATGTTAAACCTGCGGAAGAGCTGTCGCAGATGGATGCTTCAGAAATAAGCTTCGATTTCCCTAGCATTGAAGAGCCGGTTATCACCAAAGAAGAGGTGGCTGCTAAATCTGATGAACTTGAAGCGAACACCTTCGATTTGTCCGATATCGATTTGAATTTAGCTGATGCTGAATCTGAATTGTTGCTTGAAAAACCAGCACCTAAGAAAGCTGCTGATCCACTTAGTGGAATGGCTGAATCGCCAGATGTTAATATTAAGTTAGATCTTGTTGCGGCATATATTGATATGGACGATAAAGAGGGCGCGCGTGAACTTTTAGAGGAAATTCTAAAAGAGGGTGGCCCTGTACAGCAATTACGTGCGAAAGAGTTGTTGGATAGTTTAGCGTAA
- the truA gene encoding tRNA pseudouridine(38-40) synthase TruA, translating to MRISLCLAYDGANFCGWQSQSNGGGVQDALELAISSIAQHQVRVHAAGRTDTGVHARCQVVHFDTTSIRPLTAWVRGVNAHLPETVRVEWAHEVDEDFHARFSAFSRSYQYLLYNAPVAPALMATKAGWFHLPLNGEAMSEAASYLVGEHDFSGFRASECQAKTATRNMIKSEVKVAGKYFIFEFSANAFLQHQVRNMIGALVYIGKGAYPPIYMKELLQKRDRTLSPPTFSPNGLYLTGVGYDPKWGLPINQADNQQDIQSATQSNIQVLI from the coding sequence TTGAGAATTTCGCTTTGCTTAGCTTATGATGGTGCGAACTTTTGTGGTTGGCAAAGCCAGTCTAACGGTGGTGGGGTTCAAGACGCACTTGAGTTGGCTATTTCAAGCATCGCTCAACATCAAGTGAGAGTGCATGCTGCGGGTCGCACGGATACAGGTGTACATGCTCGCTGTCAGGTTGTTCATTTTGATACGACAAGCATTCGCCCCCTTACCGCTTGGGTGCGTGGTGTCAATGCGCATTTACCTGAGACGGTTCGGGTAGAGTGGGCGCATGAAGTGGATGAGGATTTTCATGCGCGTTTTTCAGCATTTTCACGAAGTTATCAGTATTTGCTTTATAACGCGCCAGTGGCTCCAGCTTTAATGGCAACTAAGGCTGGCTGGTTTCATTTGCCGCTAAATGGTGAAGCGATGTCCGAGGCCGCAAGTTATTTGGTTGGAGAGCATGATTTTAGTGGGTTTCGAGCTTCAGAGTGTCAGGCTAAAACAGCAACTAGAAATATGATTAAGTCTGAAGTGAAAGTGGCTGGTAAATACTTTATCTTTGAGTTCAGTGCTAATGCATTTTTGCAGCATCAAGTACGCAATATGATAGGTGCGTTGGTTTATATAGGCAAAGGTGCGTACCCGCCTATCTACATGAAAGAACTGCTGCAGAAACGTGATAGAACTCTATCACCGCCCACTTTTTCACCCAATGGCCTATATTTAACTGGAGTAGGCTACGACCCAAAATGGGGGCTTCCTATCAATCAAGCTGACAATCAACAAGACATACAAAGCGCCACCCAAAGTAACATCCAAGTGCTCATTTAA